Below is a genomic region from Syntrophorhabdaceae bacterium.
GACGACGAGCAGGTCGCCCATATGAAGCAAAACAAAAGGCAATTCGACCTTTCCAATATGGAGATTGTAAAGGGTGAGGCACCTTACGCATTAGATTCACTGCCTGATCCGGACCGGGTATTCGTGGGGGGAAGCGGCGGCTCGCTGGCGGCGATTATCGCTCTGACAGGTGAGCGCATGCGTGCAGGCGCAATAGTGATAAACTGCGTGACCCTGGAGACGGTCGATGAGGCGGTCAGGGAGCTCGAGGCCCGTGGTTTTCAGATAGACCTATCCCAGGTCAGCGTTTCCAGATTAAAAGAGCTGGGAGAAAGGAGATATTTGAAGGCCCTCAACCCGGTCTTTATCATACGTGGAGAAAAGCCATGAAGGCGGGAAAACTCTATGTCATAGGGGTGGGGCCGGGAGACCCGGAACTGCTGACCCTGAAGGGCGCGAGGACTCTCGGAAGAATTTCCTGCATCGTGGTGCCCAAGGGAAGGGAAGAGGGGAGCAGCCTCGCCCTTTCCATTGCGCGCAAGGCGGTAGACCTCAGCGGAAAAGAGGTCGTGGAGGTGCATTTTCCCATGGTGAAGGCGTCACGCGACGAATCCCATGGCGCATGCGACCTGGAATGGAACGGGGCAGTCGAAACGATTGCGGGAAGGCTCAATGAGGGCCGCGACATTGCATTCCTTACCATCGGCGACCCCGCTATCTACAGCACTTTTTTCAACATCTACGACAGACTTATCCGATCGGACCCGCGACTTGAGATCGAGATCATTCCCGGGGTCTCCTCTATCAATGCGTCGGCCGCCCGGGCCTGTCTCTCTCTCGGGCTCGGAGACGGAAAGATCGCATTGATCCCTGCCCCATATGAGGAGCATCTGCGGGAGATTCTTGAAAAATTCGATACGGTGGTGCTGATGAAGGTCTATAAAGTCATGGAAAAGGTCCGCCGCGCCCTCGATGAAACGGGCCTTACCGGAAAGGCTGTGTATGTCTCGAGGGTGGGAATGGAAGGCGAGAAGGTCATAGAAGATATTACATCCCTCACGGAGGCTGACATGGACTATTTTTCTCTGGTGATCGTGCGAAAATGAAAGAAAAAGGGACCGTATACTTCGTCGGCGCGGGTCCCGGGGACCCGGAGCTGATCACCCTGAAAGGACGGAGGCTTCTCGATGAGGCCCATGTGGTAGTCTATGCGGGCAGTCTCGTCAATCCCGCGCTCCTCGAAGGCATAAAGGCCGAGATATACGATTCGGCGGGGATGACCCTCGATGAGATTATCGGGGTGATGAATTCGGCTGTTTCCGCGGGGCGCATGGTAGTGAGGCTCCACACGGGAGACACATCCTTCTTCAGTGCCATATCGGAGCAAATCGAACGGTTGAAACAGCTGGGTATTGACTACTGTGTGGTGCCGGGGGTCTCATCCGCCATGGCAGGGGCTGCGGTTCTGGGCCAGGAGCTCACCATCCCCGAGGTAAGCCAGACCGTCATATTTACGAGGATGGAAGGGAGGACCCCTGTTCCGGAGAAGGAGCGACTCGACGCGCTCGCCAGGCATGGGTCGACCATGGTGATCTTCCTGAGCGCAGGATTGATCAGAGAGGTCCGGGAGGAGCTTCTGAAAGGCTATGGAGACCAGACGCCCTTCGTGGTCATCGAAAAGGCATCATGGCCCGATCAGAAGGTGGTACGGGGGGTATTGAAAGAGATGGTCGAGATCGTTGAAGAGGCGGGCATACGGAAGACAGCCCTTATCTATGTGGGCGAATCTCTCAGAGCCTCTGTCGGGCCACTGGGCAAGGAATCGAAGCTATATCACAAGGACTTCACTCATGAGTACAGAAAATAGGACGGCCCTCTTTTATATTACCCGTGAAGGACGGGGGCTCGGGGTGCGTCTCGGGAGGCTCTATCCCGCATTGACGATCCGGAAATTCTCGAGAAAGGCGGTGGAGGAATTGTGGGGCTCTTATGGAACGCTTCTCTTTGTCATGGCCGCCGGTATTGTGGTGCGGACTATCTCGGGTCTCATGAAGGGCAAACGGACCGATCCCGCGGTGATTCTCCTCGACGAGAAGGGGCAGAACGTAATCAGCCTCTTGAGTGGCCATCTCGGCGGCGCCAATACGCGGACGAAGGAGATCGCCGCCTTTTTGGGGGCCCACGCGGTCATCACCACCGGGTCCGACGTGGCGGGACTCCCTTCCCTCGACCTCTGGGCCCGCGAAGAGGGCCTTGCCATCGAAGATTGGAGTCTCCTCCCAAAAACAGGCGCGAGGTTACTCGATAAAGGGAATTTAAATGTCTACAGCGGGACGCAGATCGACCTTCCCACCGGGCTCACACGGGTCGATAACCCTCAAAATGCGGATATCCTGATAACGAACAGAAGAAATACCCCCGGTGAAGGCCTTTACCTCAGGCCCCGAAACCTCGTAGTCGGGGTAGGATGCAACCGTGGGACATCCGTTGAGGAGATCGAGGAAACGGTGAGGGCAGTGCTCGACGAGCACGGGTTCTCATTTCTTTCCCTATTCCGCCTTGCCACGATTGACATAAAAACCGGGGAGCCGGGAATCAAAGCCTTCTGCGCGAGAAATTCCCTGGAGCTCCTTTCCTTTACCGCCTCCGAGCTTAACGGAGTGGCCGGGATAACGGTCTCGGAGGCCGCCCGAAGAGCCACCGGGGCCAAGGCGGTGGCCGAGCCTTCAGCGCTTCTCGGGGCCGGGGCAGCGTCTCTTCTCGTGAGAAAAGAGAAGAGGGGAAATGTGACCGTAGCGGTGGCTGAGAGGTCAAAGGCATGGCCGGTGGAGGGGCGACCTAAAGGTCACACGCCGCCCGGAAGGATCTATGTGGTCGGCATCGGCCCCGGCGGCAGGGAGCACATGACGCCCCGTGCCATTTCCGCGATCAGGGATTCTGAGGTGATTGTGGGCTATGGCACTTATGTTGCTCTGATCAGGGACCTTCTCGGTAATAAGAAAGTCTTTTCCACGGGCATGACGCACGAGATAGAGAGATGCGCCGGGGCGATTCAGGCTGCTGGGGAAGGGAGCACCGTGGCGGTGATAAGCGGCGGCGACCCGGGTATTTACGCCATGGCAGGGTTGGTTTTCGAGCTATTGATGAAGCCGGGCGATAGACCCCTGCCTCCTGTGGAGGTGATTCCCGGGATCTCTGCCCTCAACGCATCCGCGGCGCGACTAGGCGCGCCCCTGATGCACGATTTCGCATCCGTGAGCCTCTCCGACAGGCTTACCTCGTGGGAAACCATCGCAAAGAGGCTTGAGGCCGCCGCCATGGCCGATTTCGTCATCGTCCTGTATAACCCCAGGAGCCGGGGCAGGGCGGGCCACTTAAAAAAGGCAGCGGAGATAATTGCGAAGCACAGGGCCCCTGCCACTGCCGTGGGCATTGTGAGGCGGGCCATGAGGGAAGATGAGAGCGCGGTGCTCACTACCCTCGAAGGAATGCTCGATCATGAGATAGACATGCAGACCACGGTGATAATCGGCAATTCGAAAACTTTTACCTGGAACAATATTATGATTACGCCCCGCGGCTACGAGGAGATGATCGCGTCCAGGCAGTCAATTACGGAGAAGCCTTCGCGCGGGTAGTGATATAAAATATTAGCGTTAAATCGGCTGCTTAGAGACAATTGTAGATCCTTTGTCTGAAGGTTATCCAGCCCATGCCGGACAGCTCCCCGATCGTTCCGGATTGTCTATGCGCAACATATCATGGTAAAATCCGGGAAGAAAGATAAATAGAATCCTATGGACACCTGCCTTCGATCGACCTTCTTTATAGATGCGGACCATGAGGCGGTCCGACGCGTTGCAGAGGACCTCACCTCCGGTCTTCTTTCGGATTGCGAGAAAGGGGTAAGGCTCTACTATTTTGTCCGCGACCTCATTCGGTATAACCCTTATATGATCTCCACTCACCGCGATGACTTCAGGGCAAGCCTTACCCTTGAGAGAGGGCAGGGGTATTGCGTTCAGAAGGCAATACTTCTTACGGCCCTGGGGCGGGCAGTAGGGATACCGGCGCGGCTGGCCTTTGCGAAAATCAGAAACCACAGACTCCCAAATCACTTACGGGAGGCGATCGGAACCGATATCTTGCCCGCTCATGGCTTCAGCCAACTTTACATTCAGGGTAGGTGGCTCAGCGTTACCCCCGCGTTCGATCGGGAGCTTTGCGCGAAAAACAGCATGCCCCCGGTTGAATTCGACGGCGGACATGATGCGTTGCTTGCGCCCTTTGATGGGGAGGGAAAACCTTTCATTGAATATCTGGAAAAATACGAGCCACAGGAGGACCTTCCCTTAGCATGGCTGACGGGCAGGGTACGCTCCATATGGGGTCACAAAAGGTCATGGATTAATGAACAGGACTCTGAAGGACATACCATGGCATCGGGGTTCCGGTTTCAAAGAAAGGAAAAAGTATTGTAGAGGGAGGGCCGGAATAGCCGGCCCTCCCGGGCTTGCTGCCCATCCTACCTTGAGGTGTGGCAGGGTGTGTTTAAAATACGAACAGATCGAGGCCGCCCATCATGTTGACGATGGAGCCGGTCATATATGCCGCCTTGTCGGAGCAGACGAAGGCGATCGCTTCGGCGATCTCTTCGGGCTCGGCAGGTCTTCTTAAGGCGATCCTCTTCTCGAACCTCTCCCGGACCTCCTGGGGAATGGGCTCATAATAGGCTTCCGTGTTAGCCGTGCCGATGAGCACGCAGTTGGCGGTGATGTTGAACCGTGACCCCTCCAGGGCAACCGATTTAGCCATGCCGATGAGTCCTGCCTTGGCAGCGCCGTAGCTCGACTGTCCCGAGCCGCCCATGACGCCCGCAACGGAGGTCATATTGACGATGCGGCCCCACTT
It encodes:
- the cobM gene encoding precorrin-4 C(11)-methyltransferase, producing MKEKGTVYFVGAGPGDPELITLKGRRLLDEAHVVVYAGSLVNPALLEGIKAEIYDSAGMTLDEIIGVMNSAVSAGRMVVRLHTGDTSFFSAISEQIERLKQLGIDYCVVPGVSSAMAGAAVLGQELTIPEVSQTVIFTRMEGRTPVPEKERLDALARHGSTMVIFLSAGLIREVREELLKGYGDQTPFVVIEKASWPDQKVVRGVLKEMVEIVEEAGIRKTALIYVGESLRASVGPLGKESKLYHKDFTHEYRK
- the cobI gene encoding precorrin-2 C(20)-methyltransferase — protein: MKAGKLYVIGVGPGDPELLTLKGARTLGRISCIVVPKGREEGSSLALSIARKAVDLSGKEVVEVHFPMVKASRDESHGACDLEWNGAVETIAGRLNEGRDIAFLTIGDPAIYSTFFNIYDRLIRSDPRLEIEIIPGVSSINASAARACLSLGLGDGKIALIPAPYEEHLREILEKFDTVVLMKVYKVMEKVRRALDETGLTGKAVYVSRVGMEGEKVIEDITSLTEADMDYFSLVIVRK
- the cobJ gene encoding precorrin-3B C(17)-methyltransferase produces the protein MSTENRTALFYITREGRGLGVRLGRLYPALTIRKFSRKAVEELWGSYGTLLFVMAAGIVVRTISGLMKGKRTDPAVILLDEKGQNVISLLSGHLGGANTRTKEIAAFLGAHAVITTGSDVAGLPSLDLWAREEGLAIEDWSLLPKTGARLLDKGNLNVYSGTQIDLPTGLTRVDNPQNADILITNRRNTPGEGLYLRPRNLVVGVGCNRGTSVEEIEETVRAVLDEHGFSFLSLFRLATIDIKTGEPGIKAFCARNSLELLSFTASELNGVAGITVSEAARRATGAKAVAEPSALLGAGAASLLVRKEKRGNVTVAVAERSKAWPVEGRPKGHTPPGRIYVVGIGPGGREHMTPRAISAIRDSEVIVGYGTYVALIRDLLGNKKVFSTGMTHEIERCAGAIQAAGEGSTVAVISGGDPGIYAMAGLVFELLMKPGDRPLPPVEVIPGISALNASAARLGAPLMHDFASVSLSDRLTSWETIAKRLEAAAMADFVIVLYNPRSRGRAGHLKKAAEIIAKHRAPATAVGIVRRAMREDESAVLTTLEGMLDHEIDMQTTVIIGNSKTFTWNNIMITPRGYEEMIASRQSITEKPSRG
- a CDS encoding transglutaminase-like domain-containing protein, with amino-acid sequence MDTCLRSTFFIDADHEAVRRVAEDLTSGLLSDCEKGVRLYYFVRDLIRYNPYMISTHRDDFRASLTLERGQGYCVQKAILLTALGRAVGIPARLAFAKIRNHRLPNHLREAIGTDILPAHGFSQLYIQGRWLSVTPAFDRELCAKNSMPPVEFDGGHDALLAPFDGEGKPFIEYLEKYEPQEDLPLAWLTGRVRSIWGHKRSWINEQDSEGHTMASGFRFQRKEKVL